From the Leptospira biflexa serovar Patoc strain 'Patoc 1 (Paris)' genome, one window contains:
- a CDS encoding rhodanese-related sulfurtransferase, which translates to MKKFLFNRYDKETLKKKVLEDKRERRVISFYRYVKITDPIAFRDVLYDSLEDLGVLGRIYLANEGINAQFSIPIGNYDALRKFVDFIPELKNIYFNDAVEDKKESFIKLAIKVRKKIVADGLDDSQFDPSNVGTHLSPLEFHQALEEDGVIVVDLRNNYESEVGHFENAILPDVGTFREELPLVEQILEKDKDKKILLYCTGGIRCEKASAYLKYKGFEKVHQLQGGIINYAKAVTDHGLKSKFKGKNFVFDDRLGERITDDVLTVCYTCGNPSDRHTNCANLGCHVLIVQCESCSEKLLGTCSEECKEIVSLPEETQKKLRQEQRKQQKYPTHHLTRKLVGK; encoded by the coding sequence ATGAAAAAGTTTTTATTCAATCGTTACGATAAAGAAACTCTCAAAAAGAAAGTATTAGAAGACAAACGGGAAAGGAGAGTGATTTCCTTTTATCGTTATGTGAAAATTACAGATCCAATTGCGTTTCGAGATGTTTTATATGATTCATTGGAAGATTTGGGAGTTCTTGGAAGGATCTATTTGGCAAACGAAGGGATCAACGCACAATTCTCCATTCCTATCGGAAACTATGACGCCTTACGAAAGTTTGTGGATTTCATTCCTGAGTTAAAGAATATTTATTTTAATGATGCAGTGGAAGATAAAAAGGAAAGTTTCATCAAACTTGCGATCAAAGTAAGAAAAAAAATTGTCGCTGATGGCCTAGACGATAGCCAATTTGATCCTTCCAATGTAGGCACTCATCTCTCTCCACTGGAATTCCACCAAGCACTAGAAGAAGACGGTGTCATCGTAGTTGACTTACGAAATAATTACGAATCAGAAGTGGGTCATTTTGAAAACGCGATTTTACCTGATGTCGGAACCTTCCGCGAAGAACTACCACTCGTCGAACAAATCTTAGAAAAAGACAAAGATAAAAAAATCCTACTCTATTGTACGGGTGGGATTCGCTGCGAAAAAGCTAGTGCCTATTTAAAGTACAAAGGATTTGAAAAGGTACACCAACTCCAAGGTGGTATCATTAATTATGCAAAAGCCGTCACTGACCATGGTTTGAAATCCAAATTCAAAGGGAAAAATTTTGTATTTGATGATCGGCTTGGGGAACGGATCACCGATGATGTTTTGACAGTCTGTTACACTTGTGGGAATCCATCTGATAGACACACCAACTGCGCCAACTTAGGATGCCATGTTCTCATCGTTCAGTGTGAGTCTTGTTCGGAAAAACTTCTTGGAACATGTTCAGAAGAATGTAAGGAAATTGTTTCTTTACCGGAAGAAACACAAAAGAAACTCAGACAAGAACAAAGAAAACAACAGAAATACCCCACTCACCACCTAACAAGAAAGCTCGTAGGAAAATAA
- a CDS encoding dihydrolipoyl dehydrogenase — MKEYDILVIGAGAGTKLVTPPSQIGKRVAVFERETPGGTCLNRGCIPSKMVIFPSELLRLKEESERFGIQYPSPPIYDVNSIFQRVNERVKADSDSIPIAYEKNPNIDYIPKNVWFKASKIITDGENDYTAKHILVVTGTRPNLPEIPGLKDTPFWTSREALSPDEFPKSLLIIGAGFISLELGAAYQAYGAQVTGITRGEVLRQVDFEIKEELKKHLPFPIHTGFHMEQVEFRNGEFRVSGTNKEGQTQTFVAEKLLVATGIKPNTEDLKLENTKIQCNPDGYILVDETLQTNEEGVYAFGDVIGRYFFRHSANFEGEYLFHHLYEGGEKKPIVYPPMPEAIFTHPQIASVGKTEDELIQEKIPYYKGLNPYRSSATGMARLSEVGFVKVLVSKETEEVLGAHVIGEEAANLLHQIVMGMYLKAKLDDYLGMIYIHPAISEITRNAFRKVREQKLKEIKS; from the coding sequence ATGAAAGAATATGACATCTTAGTGATCGGAGCGGGCGCTGGCACAAAACTTGTCACTCCCCCTTCCCAGATAGGCAAACGAGTGGCAGTCTTTGAACGAGAAACCCCGGGTGGCACATGCCTGAACCGAGGTTGCATTCCCTCCAAAATGGTGATTTTTCCCTCTGAGCTCCTTCGGCTAAAAGAGGAATCAGAACGATTTGGAATCCAATACCCAAGTCCCCCAATCTATGATGTAAACTCTATCTTCCAGCGAGTGAATGAAAGAGTAAAAGCTGATTCGGATTCCATTCCCATCGCTTATGAAAAAAATCCAAATATTGATTATATACCTAAAAACGTTTGGTTCAAAGCATCCAAAATCATCACCGATGGAGAAAACGATTACACCGCCAAACATATCTTGGTTGTCACAGGCACAAGGCCTAATCTCCCAGAAATCCCTGGATTAAAGGACACACCTTTTTGGACCTCCCGAGAAGCCTTGTCCCCCGATGAATTCCCAAAATCACTCCTTATCATTGGAGCAGGTTTTATCTCACTTGAATTAGGCGCCGCCTACCAGGCATATGGTGCACAGGTGACAGGGATCACGAGAGGAGAAGTCTTACGGCAAGTTGATTTTGAAATCAAAGAGGAACTCAAGAAACACCTTCCCTTTCCCATCCACACTGGTTTTCATATGGAACAGGTGGAATTTCGAAATGGAGAGTTCCGCGTATCGGGAACAAACAAAGAAGGGCAAACACAAACATTTGTCGCAGAAAAATTATTGGTTGCGACAGGGATCAAACCGAACACGGAAGATTTAAAACTAGAGAATACCAAAATCCAATGTAACCCAGATGGTTACATCCTTGTGGATGAAACTTTACAAACAAACGAAGAAGGAGTTTATGCTTTTGGTGATGTGATCGGTCGGTATTTTTTCAGACACAGTGCCAATTTTGAAGGAGAATACTTATTCCACCATCTCTATGAGGGAGGTGAAAAAAAACCAATTGTTTACCCACCCATGCCGGAAGCAATCTTCACTCACCCTCAAATCGCAAGTGTTGGAAAAACAGAAGATGAACTCATACAAGAAAAAATTCCTTATTACAAAGGTCTGAACCCGTATCGTTCCAGTGCCACAGGTATGGCTCGTTTGTCTGAAGTTGGATTTGTGAAAGTCCTTGTTTCGAAAGAAACAGAAGAAGTGCTTGGTGCCCATGTGATCGGCGAAGAAGCCGCAAACCTCCTCCACCAAATTGTAATGGGTATGTATTTAAAAGCGAAACTCGATGATTATTTAGGAATGATTTACATCCACCCTGCCATTTCGGAAATCACAAGGAATGCCTTTCGTAAGGTTCGGGAACAAAAACTAAAGGAAATCAAATCATGA